The following proteins are co-located in the Sandaracinaceae bacterium genome:
- a CDS encoding 3-deoxy-7-phosphoheptulonate synthase class II, whose amino-acid sequence MSPEAWSPESWKRREAAQATHYADPRSLDAVIEKLRSLPPLVTSWEIERLKEQLAEAQEGKRFVLQGGDCAETLADCRPDVISNKLKILLQMSLVLVHGTMKPVVRVGRFAGQYAKPRSRRMETRTSGLGEEISLPSYFGDLINRSEFTPEARTPDPKLLLEAYEHAAMTLNFIRSLSAGGFADLHHPEQWDLSFFEHADLPADIRAEYEQTSQQLSEALRFMEALGEISVDELSRVTFFTSHEGLNLHYESAQTRRVPRRQGYYDLTAHLPWVGERTRQLEGAHLEFFRGIRNPVGVKIGSGCDPDELLRTIDVLNPADEPGKLVLIARMGASKVGDVLPGLVRRVKAEGRRVLWISDPMHGNTRSTDGGIKTRSFDDIIAELETGIDVHAAEGTVFGGVHFELTGDDVTECVGGAAGVTEADLSTNYASLCDPRLNYRQSLEMAFRIARRLRGAR is encoded by the coding sequence ATGTCCCCCGAAGCCTGGAGCCCGGAGTCCTGGAAGCGGCGCGAAGCCGCGCAGGCCACCCACTACGCAGATCCGCGCAGCCTCGACGCCGTCATCGAGAAGCTTCGCTCCCTCCCCCCGCTGGTGACGTCATGGGAGATCGAGCGCCTCAAGGAGCAGCTCGCGGAGGCCCAGGAGGGCAAGCGCTTCGTGCTCCAGGGCGGCGACTGCGCCGAGACCCTCGCGGACTGCCGTCCGGACGTCATCAGCAACAAGCTGAAGATCCTCCTGCAGATGTCGCTCGTGCTCGTGCACGGCACGATGAAGCCGGTCGTGCGCGTGGGTCGCTTCGCGGGGCAGTACGCCAAGCCTCGCAGCCGGCGCATGGAGACCCGGACGAGCGGGCTCGGCGAGGAGATCTCGCTGCCGAGCTACTTCGGCGACCTCATCAACCGCTCGGAGTTCACGCCCGAGGCGCGCACGCCCGACCCCAAGCTCCTGCTCGAGGCGTACGAGCACGCCGCGATGACCCTCAACTTCATCCGCTCGCTCAGCGCGGGCGGCTTCGCGGACCTGCACCACCCGGAGCAGTGGGACCTCTCGTTCTTCGAGCACGCGGATCTCCCGGCGGACATCCGCGCCGAGTACGAGCAGACCAGCCAGCAGCTCTCGGAGGCGCTTCGCTTCATGGAGGCGCTCGGCGAGATCTCGGTGGACGAGCTGTCGCGGGTGACCTTCTTCACCAGCCACGAGGGCCTCAACCTCCACTACGAGTCGGCGCAGACGCGGCGCGTACCGAGGCGTCAGGGCTACTACGACCTGACCGCGCACCTGCCGTGGGTGGGCGAGCGCACCCGTCAGCTCGAGGGCGCGCACCTCGAGTTCTTCCGCGGCATCCGCAACCCGGTCGGCGTGAAGATCGGCTCGGGCTGCGACCCGGACGAGCTGCTCCGCACCATCGACGTGCTCAACCCCGCCGACGAGCCGGGCAAGCTCGTGCTCATCGCGCGCATGGGGGCCTCGAAGGTGGGCGACGTGCTGCCCGGCCTCGTGCGCCGCGTGAAGGCGGAGGGCCGCCGCGTGCTTTGGATCAGCGATCCGATGCACGGCAACACACGCAGCACCGACGGCGGCATCAAGACGCGCTCGTTCGACGACATCATCGCGGAGCTCGAGACCGGCATCGACGTGCACGCGGCCGAGGGCACGGTGTTCGGCGGCGTGCACTTCGAGCTGACGGGCGACGACGTGACGGAGTGCGTCGGCGGCGCGGCCGGCGTGACGGAGGCGGATCTGTCGACGAACTACGCCTCGCTCTGCGACCCCCGACTCAACTACCGCCAGTCCCTCGAGATGGCGTTCCGCATCGCCCGCCGCCTCCGCGGCGCGAGGTAG
- a CDS encoding suppressor of fused domain protein, translating into MRNGEDGAACREGRRRGRRRANRRANRKGRGEMEARPLRPRSAKGLVACITEQMERLVGPAQYVLHDRRSADIHSDIHLDIHVVPANPKRPYTTLYTTGLSQKRMKVPPCGCGGDGYAELMITLPESWPIEPDTRGEHLTWPVAWLRDLALYPHRAGTWLGWGHTLPNGDPPAPLAENTALSGVLLLPPPSFERPQLTHPNGAPIDLLALIPLHRAELDLKLEEGIDALVSRLALYNMTEVVDVNRPDVTRMP; encoded by the coding sequence ATGAGGAACGGGGAAGATGGCGCCGCCTGCCGCGAGGGGCGGCGCAGGGGGCGGCGCAGGGCCAATCGCAGGGCCAACCGCAAGGGACGCGGCGAGATGGAGGCGCGGCCGCTTCGTCCGCGGAGCGCGAAGGGGCTGGTCGCCTGCATCACCGAGCAGATGGAGCGGCTGGTGGGGCCGGCGCAGTACGTCCTCCACGACCGGAGGTCCGCCGACATCCACTCGGACATTCACCTGGACATTCACGTGGTCCCGGCCAACCCGAAGCGGCCGTACACCACGCTCTACACCACCGGGCTCAGCCAGAAGCGCATGAAGGTGCCCCCCTGCGGGTGCGGTGGAGACGGCTACGCGGAGCTGATGATCACCCTGCCCGAGAGCTGGCCCATCGAGCCCGACACGCGCGGCGAGCATCTCACCTGGCCGGTCGCGTGGCTCCGGGATCTCGCCCTGTATCCCCACCGGGCCGGCACCTGGCTCGGGTGGGGTCACACCCTCCCGAACGGCGATCCGCCCGCGCCGCTGGCCGAGAACACGGCGCTGTCGGGCGTGCTGCTCCTCCCGCCGCCGAGCTTCGAGCGGCCGCAGCTGACGCACCCGAACGGCGCGCCGATCGACTTGCTCGCGCTCATCCCGCTGCACCGGGCCGAGCTGGACTTGAAGCTCGAGGAGGGCATCGACGCGCTCGTCTCCCGCCTCGCGCTCTACAACATGACCGAGGTGGTCGACGTCAACCGCCCCGACGTCACGCGGATGCCGTAG
- a CDS encoding alpha/beta fold hydrolase, with translation MTEPISVRAEDGWRLHGVRHPGDGPVVVCGHAMMVDRRTLDRPRGGGLLSALAAAGLDVVAFDVRGHGASGPSADEGGRWRYDDIVRFDVPAMVRRGRELAAGRPVIVLGHSLVSHAALIAAGLSDPPDALVALAPNLWTPSLEPRLLARCAKGATLRIWHAATRLRGYWDAPGLGQGTDAEAEPYVRQFVEMWRADRLGYEDALARATLPVLAYSSRADRLLAHPAAVERFLALSAADVEHRVVDDLSHMGLVTDPRARPLWDACAAWIRQR, from the coding sequence GTGACGGAGCCCATCAGCGTCCGCGCCGAGGACGGCTGGCGGCTCCACGGCGTACGCCACCCCGGGGACGGCCCGGTGGTCGTCTGCGGGCACGCGATGATGGTCGACCGGCGCACCCTCGACCGCCCTCGTGGCGGGGGCCTGCTCAGCGCGCTCGCCGCGGCCGGGCTCGACGTCGTCGCGTTCGACGTCCGGGGCCACGGAGCGAGCGGCCCGAGCGCGGACGAGGGCGGCCGCTGGCGCTACGACGACATCGTCCGCTTCGACGTCCCGGCCATGGTGCGTCGCGGGCGCGAGCTCGCCGCGGGCAGGCCGGTCATCGTGCTCGGCCACAGCCTGGTGAGCCACGCCGCGCTGATCGCGGCCGGGCTGAGCGACCCGCCCGACGCCCTCGTCGCGCTCGCGCCGAACCTCTGGACGCCGTCGCTCGAGCCCCGCCTGCTCGCTCGCTGCGCGAAGGGCGCGACGTTGCGGATCTGGCACGCGGCCACGCGGCTGCGCGGCTACTGGGACGCGCCCGGCCTCGGCCAGGGGACCGACGCGGAGGCCGAGCCGTACGTGCGGCAGTTCGTCGAGATGTGGCGAGCCGACCGGCTCGGCTACGAGGACGCGCTCGCCCGCGCCACGCTGCCCGTGCTCGCGTACTCCAGCCGCGCCGACCGCCTGCTCGCGCATCCCGCCGCGGTCGAGCGCTTCCTCGCGCTCTCCGCCGCGGACGTCGAGCACCGGGTCGTCGACGACCTCTCCCACATGGGACTCGTCACCGACCCGCGCGCCCGCCCTCTCTGGGACGCCTGCGCCGCCTGGATCCGTCAGCGCTAG
- a CDS encoding mechanosensitive ion channel produces the protein MNFDTIWTNAQEKIGAFAGEYGFDLLGALLILVVGWMLAAFLSGRVRKLAERSGKIDATLIPVLSKMVRLGLLALVFVATLDKLGVDTASLFALVGAAGLAIGLALKDTAADVAAGIALLILRPFNLGEAVEIGSSSGTVEEIGIFQTRLTSFDGVPITLNNSGVRTSEIKNYSRSATRRIEWTVGIDYGADIDAAMQILLETVSAEVRVLAEPAPLIDVTNLGDSSVDILVRVWCNAPDFFPTKLALGRQMKQALDAAGIGIPYPQREIRILKDEAAA, from the coding sequence ATGAATTTCGATACGATCTGGACCAACGCGCAGGAGAAGATCGGCGCGTTCGCGGGCGAGTACGGCTTCGACCTGCTCGGCGCCCTCCTCATCCTCGTGGTCGGCTGGATGCTCGCCGCCTTCCTCTCGGGGCGCGTGCGCAAGCTCGCCGAACGATCGGGCAAGATCGACGCGACCCTCATCCCGGTGCTGTCCAAGATGGTCCGCCTCGGCCTGCTCGCGCTGGTGTTCGTCGCCACGCTCGACAAGCTCGGCGTGGACACGGCCAGCCTCTTCGCGCTGGTGGGCGCGGCCGGCCTCGCGATCGGCCTCGCGCTCAAGGACACCGCGGCCGACGTCGCGGCGGGCATCGCGCTGTTGATCTTGCGGCCCTTCAACCTGGGCGAGGCGGTCGAGATCGGCTCCTCCAGCGGCACCGTCGAGGAGATCGGCATCTTCCAGACGCGGCTGACGAGCTTCGACGGCGTCCCCATCACCCTCAACAACAGCGGCGTGCGCACGAGCGAGATCAAGAACTACTCGCGCTCCGCCACCCGGCGCATCGAGTGGACGGTCGGCATCGACTACGGCGCGGACATCGACGCCGCGATGCAGATCCTCCTCGAGACGGTGAGCGCCGAGGTTCGCGTGCTCGCCGAGCCGGCGCCGCTCATCGACGTGACCAACCTCGGCGACAGCTCGGTCGACATCCTCGTGCGCGTGTGGTGCAACGCCCCGGACTTCTTCCCGACGAAGCTGGCGCTCGGCCGTCAGATGAAGCAGGCGCTCGACGCGGCCGGGATCGGGATCCCCTATCCGCAGCGCGAGATCCGCATCCTGAAGGACGAAGCCGCGGCCTGA
- a CDS encoding hotdog fold thioesterase — MSRPDEIEAHFATLKTFFLEKIPFNRVLGIEIVELSPGRVVLSIPFRDSLIGDPVRPALHGGVISALADTCGGCAVWSVLSDEDRVSTIDLRVDYLRPGRLEALHCLGEVQRVGNRVGVAQISLFHPSDPGEAVAEAKGVYSVKRA; from the coding sequence ATGAGCCGGCCGGACGAGATCGAGGCGCATTTCGCCACGCTGAAGACCTTCTTCCTGGAGAAGATCCCCTTCAACCGTGTGCTCGGCATCGAGATCGTTGAGCTTTCCCCCGGTCGCGTGGTGCTCTCCATCCCGTTTCGGGACTCGCTGATCGGCGACCCGGTGCGTCCCGCGCTCCACGGCGGCGTCATCAGCGCGCTCGCCGACACCTGCGGCGGCTGCGCCGTCTGGTCGGTCCTGAGCGACGAGGACCGCGTCTCCACCATCGACCTGCGCGTGGACTACCTCCGTCCCGGCCGCCTCGAGGCGCTCCACTGCCTCGGCGAAGTTCAGAGGGTTGGCAATCGGGTCGGCGTGGCACAGATCTCCCTATTCCACCCTTCGGATCCCGGCGAGGCGGTGGCCGAGGCGAAGGGCGTCTACAGCGTGAAGCGGGCTTAG
- a CDS encoding ATP-binding domain-containing protein, which produces MSGLSEEHSPSPAPPGDDELQRISAEEERVLARVQKHLAAREMRPANEGLDYDAELIALRDQINEARLEDIPPLIEEMERLTEVASRRAKVTEGFVDPRSPYFGRMVLEENDRKREVLIGRSTYLHGKTGIRIVDWRDAPVSRLYYRYEEGDEYEEEFGGRYVEGEILTRRSLAINGGELRRIGAPQGTFLRRKDGTWLRAGESARRLAGGQGAAMRAEGHHQPGKLGIGRDDDGREDRYLPEITALIDPRQFDLITAKDSGLVVIQGGAGSGKTTIGLHRLAYLNFQDRKRFRPDKMLVMVFNQALKRYISRVLPALGVNGVPVQTYERWAEKLRQQHVRGLPREYDELTPSTVTRLKKHPQMLIAIDQHVAKISARVAEMLDQSLSGIEGGDGALRVWKKHTGQPLAQRLDALGRWAQPVRDRDGVIDDSRTRPLALRHAVERVVQRGKSMAHDVPTAWAELLTDLPALKRVFEGTGLSDEEIESAHRWCTRKCPMVLASIDENLAKERHGRQQRRGKRPPEDFDQRARRDDRTMGIDGEEEQEAALLDREDDTLLLRFVQRLWGPLVRGKERLAYEHVLVDEAQDLSPVELAVVVETASRHQSITLAGDVAQRLMMDNGFTGWKDVLGRLGLDHVAVEPLRITYRSTAQIIEFARDVLGPLRSEEENDAPRQGVPVEHFEFGHGGEAVAFLGEALRDLMGAEPRCSVAVIARYPEQADLYYQGLVNAEVPFIRRIARQDFPFKPGIDVTDVRQVKGLEFDYVVLLEVSAASYPEDDEARHLLHIAATRAAHQLWVASTGQPSPLLPDTLLDR; this is translated from the coding sequence GTGAGCGGACTCAGCGAAGAGCACTCCCCCTCCCCCGCCCCTCCGGGCGACGACGAGCTCCAGCGCATCAGCGCCGAGGAGGAGCGCGTGCTCGCCCGTGTCCAGAAGCACCTGGCGGCGCGCGAGATGCGCCCGGCCAACGAGGGGCTCGACTACGACGCCGAGCTGATCGCGCTCCGCGACCAAATCAACGAGGCGCGCCTCGAGGACATCCCGCCCCTGATCGAGGAGATGGAGCGCCTGACCGAGGTCGCCTCGCGCCGCGCGAAGGTCACCGAGGGCTTCGTCGACCCGCGCTCGCCGTACTTCGGCCGGATGGTCCTCGAGGAGAACGACCGCAAGCGCGAGGTCCTCATCGGCCGCTCGACGTACCTGCACGGCAAGACCGGCATCCGCATCGTCGACTGGCGAGACGCGCCGGTCAGCCGCCTCTACTACCGCTACGAAGAGGGCGACGAGTACGAGGAGGAGTTCGGCGGCCGCTACGTCGAGGGGGAGATCCTCACGCGCCGCAGCCTCGCGATCAACGGGGGCGAGCTCCGCCGCATCGGCGCGCCGCAAGGCACGTTCCTCCGGCGCAAGGACGGCACCTGGCTCCGCGCGGGCGAGAGCGCGCGACGGCTCGCGGGCGGCCAGGGCGCGGCGATGCGCGCCGAGGGCCACCATCAGCCGGGCAAGCTCGGCATCGGCCGCGACGACGACGGGCGCGAGGATCGCTACCTCCCCGAGATCACCGCGCTCATCGACCCGCGCCAGTTCGACCTCATCACCGCCAAGGACAGCGGCCTCGTGGTGATCCAGGGCGGCGCGGGCAGCGGCAAGACGACCATCGGGCTCCACCGGCTCGCCTACCTGAACTTCCAGGATCGCAAGCGCTTCCGGCCGGACAAGATGCTCGTGATGGTCTTCAACCAGGCCCTCAAGCGCTACATCTCGCGCGTCCTGCCCGCGCTCGGCGTCAACGGCGTGCCGGTGCAGACCTACGAGCGGTGGGCGGAGAAGCTCCGTCAGCAGCACGTGCGCGGTCTGCCGCGTGAGTACGACGAGCTGACGCCGTCGACGGTGACCCGGCTCAAGAAGCACCCGCAGATGCTGATCGCGATCGATCAGCACGTGGCGAAGATCAGCGCCCGGGTCGCGGAGATGCTCGACCAGTCGCTCTCGGGCATCGAGGGCGGCGACGGCGCGCTCCGCGTCTGGAAGAAGCACACGGGCCAGCCCCTCGCGCAGCGCCTCGACGCCCTCGGGCGCTGGGCGCAGCCGGTGCGGGATCGCGACGGCGTCATCGACGACTCGCGCACGCGCCCACTCGCGCTGCGGCACGCGGTCGAGCGCGTCGTGCAGCGCGGCAAGTCGATGGCGCACGACGTCCCCACCGCGTGGGCGGAGCTGCTGACCGATCTCCCCGCCCTGAAGCGGGTCTTCGAGGGCACCGGCCTGTCCGACGAGGAGATCGAGAGCGCGCATCGCTGGTGCACCCGCAAGTGCCCGATGGTGCTCGCGAGCATCGACGAGAACCTCGCCAAGGAGCGCCACGGCCGGCAGCAGCGGCGCGGCAAGCGCCCACCCGAGGACTTCGACCAGCGCGCCCGGCGCGACGACCGCACCATGGGCATCGACGGCGAAGAGGAGCAGGAGGCCGCGCTCCTCGACCGCGAGGACGACACGCTGTTGCTCCGCTTCGTGCAGCGCCTGTGGGGCCCCCTCGTGCGCGGCAAGGAGCGGCTGGCGTACGAGCACGTGCTCGTCGACGAGGCGCAGGACCTGTCCCCGGTGGAGCTGGCCGTGGTCGTCGAGACCGCGAGCCGTCACCAGAGCATCACCCTCGCCGGCGACGTCGCGCAGCGCCTGATGATGGACAACGGCTTCACCGGCTGGAAGGACGTGCTCGGCCGGCTCGGGCTCGACCACGTCGCCGTCGAGCCGCTCCGGATCACCTACCGCTCGACCGCGCAGATCATCGAGTTCGCGCGCGATGTGCTCGGTCCGCTTCGGAGCGAAGAGGAGAACGACGCGCCCCGCCAGGGCGTGCCGGTCGAGCACTTCGAGTTCGGGCACGGCGGCGAGGCGGTCGCGTTCCTGGGCGAGGCGCTGCGCGACCTGATGGGGGCCGAGCCGCGCTGCTCGGTCGCGGTCATCGCCCGCTACCCGGAGCAGGCGGACCTCTACTATCAGGGCCTCGTCAACGCGGAGGTCCCGTTCATCCGGCGCATCGCGCGGCAGGACTTCCCCTTCAAGCCGGGCATCGACGTCACCGACGTGCGCCAGGTGAAGGGCCTCGAGTTCGACTACGTCGTGCTCCTCGAGGTCAGCGCCGCGAGCTACCCGGAGGACGACGAGGCGCGACACCTCCTCCACATCGCGGCCACGCGCGCGGCGCACCAGCTCTGGGTCGCGTCGACCGGCCAGCCCTCCCCGCTGCTGCCCGACACGCTCCTCGACCGCTGA